In the genome of Arabidopsis thaliana chromosome 4, partial sequence, the window GTAATTTCGATATTTTcgagaaatataattttatgtggttttttttttttttttgtaaacgtgtggttttgttgttacttgttactATGCAGTTGTAGTTAAGTGCTATGAAGGAGGAGGTCGCTGCAGAGGCTTCATGCAAGGAGAGATCATAAGCCCTAAGGGCATCTCCAACCACAACACTAAAATGGTGTTAGAATAACACTATATTTGGTGTGATTTTCACACTAAATTCTTTTTCATCTCCAACCACAACACCAAAAGTCACACTAAAAATACTATtctctattattattttattaacctaaaatatgaatactttaaaaatatttaataatattgaaacaaatgtTAGACAACAAATTATTacattaaacaaatttaatacaaaataaagaaacacaatatattatttaattaaacacaacatattattttattcttcattaattaatataacataatattacaatttttgtCATATTCTATTCAAGAAGATATACAATTGTGTCATGTGTATCTCGATGTTTCCCAAAATCCAATAATAGGAATAAACCAATCAGGAGATCAACTATGGACAAGAGTTGAAGCTGAGTATCATAAATCCGATCCTTTTCGTCTTCAACGAAGACCAAAAAGATCTTTACAAACTCGAATGACGTCAATTCTTTCTGCAGTCTCAAAGCTGAGAGGATGCGTTAACCAAATTGAGAATAAAAATCCTAGCGGTGCTTCTGAAGAAGACATTGTAAGTACTCAATTATAAATTCTTGTGTTTACTAACTTatctttattaaattatttgtacatgctaacttatttttatttgtttcttgtaaatATGTAATCAGTTAAACCAAGCGAAGATGTTATTAACTcaatatgaaaaatacaagAGAGGATTCAAATTTGATCATGTATGGCCTATTCTTAAAGGTATTGAGAAATTTGCTAATGATAACATGAAGACACCCCCTGCATTCCAAGGAGAAGGTCGTGATGTTacgtcatcttcatcattttcaatcAATACCGAGTCATCACCTTCCCCTGGTATGAATTCAATTGATCTAAATATGGATAGTGAAGATGCCAATTTTAGTTTATCTTCAAGGCCTATGGGTTTGAAAAAAGCAAAGCGAAAACAACAATCTGAAGAACAGTTTAAACAACTTTTGGAGCAAAATGATAAACTTATCAAAGCTATTACTAAAGGTACTTctgaaagaaatgaaattcaaaGGCAGAAGATCGAGGTAGCTagaatgaaagaagagaataaaatattatttgcaGATTTGAATTCTATAAGTGATCCATCCTCTCGTGCATATGttgaaaatgagagaaaaagaattttggaaaaaagagcacaaacaaaccaacatgaagaagatggtgaaggCTCCCAATATCATGGATCTCAATATCGAGCATCTCATTATCAAGAAAGTCTATTTCATGGAAAACAAGTTCAAGGAGAACCGGATCAAGGTGAAGACAAAAGATCACCAAATAACCAAGAAGATTTTACccaatattataattatcttaGCGGAACCGGAAATAATTTTCCTTAACCATTTGTGAagcttttgttatgtttttaaaacatatcttgttgcatttagtttttatgtttgtgtggttttaattttttaattatgttataaatgtataatttattttattgtattttcaaTCAACTTCGGtattagttttaatattttctactaatccatcattttattaaattaaagattacaaaaatagtacttataaattattttttagttacaacCCTTAGTTAGATTACTTAAATCTCattacaaatcatatataatctattataactaaataagctattttaatatataataatgttaacacaaaagaaaaaattattattttaatatttgccGTGGCTACAGTAGTGCATCAAATATAGTGTTACACtgtacaaaaaaagagaatcacACTATTATAGTGCAAATTATACCGTCTGATTGGAGTGAAAAAGTAAACATGCCCACGTTATTTTAACGTTTTCCCGTGGCGTTGGACTTGGCCTTAGATATAAATGAACTCATGCCAGAAAATATTAAGTTACGTACTGTCAATGATTGAAagtgaaagttttgtttgatcaagAATCAGGGAGCAGTCATCTATTTAGTTTTCCTTGACTAGCATTGTAAAGATCatttttcaagaatttgatGTTCTTTCTGATTAAAAATCTTATACCACTAGGTTTGGAATATTAACAAGACTACAAGAGTCTAACATCCCATTAtgaatcaaactttttttccagGTTTATTGTACACTATAGAGAACTTGTTCAGTAATCAATAGTCTTGTTTAGGTATGAAATATATGACTTTACCCCTAATTCGTGGAGATTTGTTGGTGAAGATAGCGACTGGTTCATACCACGGACCACGGTTAAAAGAGCATGTCATGTCTGTAAATGGAAATACTTACTGGCTTGCTTGCACGCA includes:
- a CDS encoding no-apical-meristem-associated carboxy-terminal domain protein (unknown protein; BEST Arabidopsis thaliana protein match is: unknown protein (TAIR:AT1G24380.1); Has 216 Blast hits to 216 proteins in 30 species: Archae - 0; Bacteria - 8; Metazoa - 10; Fungi - 4; Plants - 160; Viruses - 0; Other Eukaryotes - 34 (source: NCBI BLink).) — protein: MTSILSAVSKLRGCVNQIENKNPSGASEEDILNQAKMLLTQYEKYKRGFKFDHVWPILKGIEKFANDNMKTPPAFQGEGRDVTSSSSFSINTESSPSPGMNSIDLNMDSEDANFSLSSRPMGLKKAKRKQQSEEQFKQLLEQNDKLIKAITKGTSERNEIQRQKIEVARMKEENKILFADLNSISDPSSRAYVENERKRILEKRAQTNQHEEDGEGSQYHGSQYRASHYQESLFHGKQVQGEPDQGEDKRSPNNQEDFTQYYNYLSGTGNNFP